The DNA region GACGCTGCTCGCGGGCTGGCGCGGCCATGTACGCCGACGGGAGAACCGCCGGGCGTGGAGCGGCACGATCTAGGAAGGCACGGGCGACGGGGCCCCGTACCCGTACGGGACAGGGACTTGGGGACGGCGCCGTCGCAGCCCACCTCGCCGGCCTCCACCTGCGCGCCTCGATGATCTGGCTCAGAGAACTCACCCGGACCACCTGGTGATCGCAACCACATACGTTCCCTAAGGGGTCCTAAGGGTTGTCCCGTATGGGGTGTGAGTTATCCGGTGGGGGCCAAGTTGCGCAATCGCGATGACCCGTTGCCGGGTCCGCTGGAGCCTGCGCCACCGCCGCGACCTGCAGGGCACCGGCAGTTCGTCCAGCGCCTCCCCGGCGGCAGACACCGCCCCGGACTCTGGTTGTTCGGTCGGCCCGCCTACGCGCCCGTCGGGTCGGATCAGCGCCGCCGTGGCCGGCGAACCACGCGGTCCGCCGGCCACGGCGAGCACGGGAGCGTTCCGGCGCAACGGCACCCGGCGTCCTCAGGGGACACGCACCGACGAAGGGGACGTTGACCGACAGGGCGACCGACGCGCCGGTGGAGGCCGGCTGTCTCGTTGCGTGCAGCCGGCGTGCCCAGCCCCTCCGTCACCTGTTCGTGGGGAAGGCCGCGCGTCGGCCACAGCCGACGATGACGAGGGTGAGGAGCGCGAGAAAGATCAGCGCTGTGGGCAGCATCCGGGCACCGGCGCCCTCGATGACAACGGCACCGAGGGCGCCGCCCGCGAAGATAGCGAGGTTGAAGGAGGTGGTGAGCATCGCGTTCGCCACATCGGCGTTCTCACCGGTGGCCTCGCTCATCGCCGTCTGCAGGTGTGTCGCCGCGCCTCCGAAGGCGATGCCCCACAGGACGATTGCGAGGAGCGCGCCGGCGAGGGAGTCCTGGGCGGCCATGAGTACTGCTCCGACGACGACGAAGAGGGCCACGCTCGCCAGCGTGAGCCTGCGCAGCGCTCGGTCGATGAACAGCCCGGTGATCCAGATTCCGACGAGAGCGGCGAGACCGAAGACGACGAGCGCCAGGTCCGGCCGGAGCGCGAGGTGTGCTTCGCGCAGGTAGGGCGCGATGTACGTGTAGAGCAGGTTGTGTGCCAGCATCCACGTGAGGACGACCACGAGGATGGTTGCCACGCCGGGAATTCGCAGCACCTTGGCGAGCGGCACGCGCGTCTGCGCGCGCTGCCCGGCGGCGTCGGGGGCGAGGATGCGGGCGGCTCCCATCACGAGTGCGGCCAGCACTGACATCGCGGCGAAGGACCACCGCCAGCCGACTGCGCTGCCGAGCCAGGAGCCCAGGGGGGTTCCGACGGAGAGGGCCACGGGAGTTCCGGCCATGGCGACGGCCAGGGCCCGCCCGGCGTGCTCGGGTGCCGCGATGCGACGTGCGTATCCGGCGAGCATGCCCCAGAGCAGGCCGGAGAAGGCGCCCGCCACGAACCGGGCCGTCAGTGCGACCGCGAGGGACGGTGCCAGGGCGGTGACGGCATTGGCAACCAGGAACCCGCACAGGCCCGCCAGCAGGAGCGGTCGCCGCCGGCTTCCGCGGGTCAGCGCCGCCGCGGGGATCGCCGCGAGCACCGTGCCGAGCGCATAGGCGCTCACCAGTTGGCCCGCGCCGCCCTCAGACACCTGCAGTCCAGCGGCCAGCTGGGGCAGCAGGCCGGCCGGCAGCGTCTCCGTCATGATCACGAGGAATCCGCTGCAGGCCATCACGGCCAGCGCCGGCAGGGGGAAGTCCGTGTGGGCTCGGGTGGGGGGCGGGGCGGGAGGTGCCGTAGCCACGAGTCATCTCCTTCACTAATTACGGATTGAACGATCCGATTTGACTCCCGCAGACCGAGGGTGTCAAATCGGATCAGTCAATCCGTAATTGAAGGAGGTTGCCGTGACACCCGCCGGCCGTCCCCGCACCTTTGACGAGGAACTCGTCCTCGAAGCGGCAATGCTGCTGTTCTGGCGACAGGGCTACGAGGCGACCTCGCTGGCCCAGCTGCGCGAGGCCACCGGGCTGTCGTCCGCGAGCCTGTATGGCGCCTTCGGCTCGAAGGAAGGACTGTTCGCCCGCGCCGTCGAGCACTACGTCGCCGGACCGGGCAGCGTGACCGACGTCATCGCGGACGAAGCCCTGAACCCGCGGGAGGCGATCGCACGTCTGCTGCACGGATCGATCGACATGCAGACCGACCCCTCCCACCCCCGCGGTTGCCTCGTGGCCCTGTCAGGCACGGTGGAGGCGCACGGAGCCGAACACGCCGGCGGGGTGCGGGAAGTCGTCGCGACGCGCCGCGCTACCGACCGCGCGCGCATCGCCACCACCGTCACCCGCGGCATCACTTCGGGTGAACTCGCCGAGAACACCGACGTGGACGCCGTCACCGCCATGATCCACGGTTTCCTGCTCGGCATCTCCACTCAGGTCTGCGACGGCATCCCCGCACAGCGACTGCACGCCGCCGCGGACGCCCTGCTCGCCTACTGGGACGCGCCGAGACGGAACACGTCCGGTCTCCGACCTGCCTGATCACGGACGACGGTCAGCGTCGCACCACGGCGGGCAGCGGCGTTCCCCCTACACCCCACCGCTCGGCCCTGGCCGATCCTCGCCCTACCCCTCCCGCAGAATCCCGCATCACCGCACATACGCCAAGCGGGCTCTTGAAAGGAAACACCTGCTCACCATGACCACCGCAGAGCTTCCCACGGCACGGCCGACCGGCTTCGGCACCGTCACCGGCACACCCGGCCTGCCCGCCGAATTCGACAGGGTCTTCTCCAGCCAGTACATCGACGTGGGCTCGGTACGCCTGCACACCGTCACCGGAGGACAGGGGCCGGCCCTGCTGCTGATCGGCGGCTGGCCGCAGTTCTGGTACCAGTGGCGCCGCGTCATGCTGCCGCTCGCCGAGCACTACACGGTCGTCGTGGCCGACCCGCGGGGCACCGGCCTTTCCGACAAACCGCACACCGGGTACGACTCCGCGACCTGCGCCCAGGACTTCCACCGGCTGATGAACCTGCTCGGCCACGATCGGTTCGCTGTCGTCGGCCACGACATCGGCATGTGGACCGCCTACGCCATGGCGGCGGACGCACCGGGCCCCATCCAGCGGATGGCACTCGTGGACGCGATCATCCCCGGCATCTCGCCCTCGCCCCCGCTGCTGAGCGACCGGCGCACGAGCGACTTTCTGTGGCACTTCAACTTCAACCGCGCCGGCGACATCAACGAACAGCTCGTCCAGGGCCGCGAACACCTCTACTTCGGGCACCAATTCGCCACCAAGGCAGCCACTCCTACGGCGATCCCGGCATCCGCGGTGGACGTATACGTCCAGGCGATGCGCCTGCCCGGAGCACTGCGGGCCAGCTTCGAGTACTACCGCGCCATCGACGAGACCATGACGCAGAGCGCCGTGCGCAAGAAGAACCAGCTCACGATCCCCGTGCTGGCGGTCGCCGGCGATGCCCTGGGCGGAGAGAACATGGAGAACGAAGTCCGTGCCCTGGCCGACGACGTGAGCAGCATCGTCATCCCCGACTGCGGCCACTTCGTACCGGAAGAAGCCCCCGAGGACTTCCTCAACGCCCTGCTGCCGTTCCTGCAGCCCGACCGTGCCGGTCTCTGATCGACAGCGTCAAAAGCCCTGAGCGCCTGGCCCGTCACCCGTTCGGCTCAGGTCGTCGGTGGTGACGTTGGGCTGTCGTCTGGGGCCGGGACGGGATTGCGACTGTTCTTCACGCCGCCCCGAGCCGGTCAAAACGGCCTACACGTCCGTGCCCATACGCATCCGAATTCGCCCACACGACACCATCCGCTTCGCTCCCGCTGCCCTGCGCTGATGTCACCGGAGCCGACCTGAGTCGCATCTGTCCCGGGGTGTGGTGTGGTGCGCGGTGGAACTCACCACCTACCCACACCGTCGCCTCAAGGGCGAAGAACTCCCGACCTGGAAGGAGGAACACAACCGTCCCGAGGGTGGGAGGAGTCCGGTGCCAAAGCCGCCGTCGGCAACACGATGACGATTGCCGACCGCGGCTATCAGGGCACCGGTCTGGTCGTTCTAGTCCGCACGCAACTTGTGCTTCTCGCCGCTCCATCAGGAGCCGAAGGCGTTCTCGACGGACTGAACCGGTGCGATTCGGCCCCAACGAGTCCTACCGCACCGGTAGTTCGGAGAAGACCTACCGGACGCTGGTGCGCTCCCGCATGTGCCACGGCTCCCGTACAACCAGGCCTCTGTTTCGCGCATCTAGATCAGTGACTGCTTTAAACAGCACCAGATTCCGGCGATCAGGAGGAGAAAGTACGCAAAGCCGTACTCGGCTTGTTCGTGGCACTGGCAGCAGTACTCGCCGTAACACCGCTCACCAGCGCCGACCAGACCCAGACCGTCGCCTGCTGCGGCCGGCCGCCCGGCCAGACGTAAAGGGCGCTCGCTGTTAGCCCGACGTTGTATGAGGGGACGTCAGCTCGCTGGCGGCCCCTCATCCTCGTTCGGCGGTGATTAGATGGAGGCTCGCCCGCATGGTGACCTGCGACAACTCGAAAGCCCGCGCAACAGTTGTCGCAACCCATAGGCGTAACCTCCAGCGCAACTCTTGCCGCAATCCTTGTCGCAACCCCGACCATCGCGAGCAGGCGAGGGGTGCCGTAGGGACCTCTCACGGCATCTACTTGTCAAGCAGCAGCGAGGAGAGGCATCGGGAACGCCGCCTTTTCATCGAACAGCGTCCGCGTCTGGAGGCAGTGAAAGAGCTGGCCGAGCATCCGATTGAACAGGTTCCGGAGAGCGGCCGGATGGAAGTCACCGCGGGCCCGGCGGCGCCGGTAGTGGGCATTCGCGCCGCCGGAGGCGGTCAAGGCAGAGAAGGCCCAGAGAAAGCCCGCGTCGTGCAGGCGGTTGTTCTTGATCCGTCTGCGGCCGACGTAGTGGTGATTGCCGGAGGCCCTGGTGATGGGGGCCGCGCCCGCGTACGCCTTCAGCCCTCGGGCGTCGTCGAAGCGCGACCGGTCGTCGCCGAGCCGGAAGGATACGAAGCATCCACCGAAGTCCCGCAGCCACTGCGCTCGATCGAACAGCCGACCTTCCTCGAAAGCTCCATGGGAGCTTCCGGTCCGATCTGACACCCCGTATTGGAAGTAGTCGGCGCCCGGGAGTTCCCGCCGACGCCTCCTTGTCCTCCTGCTCAGACCCCTTGTCCGCGGCTGCCCCGACGTGGGCGTGGGGCAACTCGTACGGCAAGCTCGCCCGTTGCGGGCGGCTTCCTGGCTACTGGGGCAGCGGTGCGACGGCCGCGGCCCTGCGCCAGGCGGTCAGGAAGAGGCCTGCCGCGACGACGGCGGCGGCCAGGCCGAGCAGGCCGACGGCGGCGGCCAGGGTGCCGAGGGCGGACTTGGCCGCGATCAGCACCAGCGGGCAGATGAACTGGCCGATGAAGAACGACGCGGTCCACAGGCCGGTGCCACGGCCGCGGTCGGCGAAGTCCAGCTTGGACATGGCGATGGTGAGCAGGGAAGGGAGCAGGAGACCGGTGCCGAGGCAGTTGAGTACGGCGCCGACGATCAGCAGCGGCGCGCTGTTGGCGAGCCACATCACCGCGAACCCGGCCGCGCACAGGGCGAAGACGAGTGGCAGCCGGGGCCCCGGGGCCCCGCGCAGCTTGGCGAAGGTGATCGCGCCGGCCACGGTGGCGGCGCTGGCGATGGCCGTGGCCAGCCCGATCACGCTGGTCGCCGTCACGCCGAGGTCGTCCAGCAGGTAGGACATTTCCACCGGGGCGGTGTAGAAGACGAGGGCCCCGAACACGGTGAGTCCGCAGATCCCGGCGAGCTGCCGGAAGGGGAAGGAGCGCTTCGGCGTGACCGCGGTGTCCGTACTCTCCCCGGCTCCATCCCCGTCCTCGGCGGCGGCACCGGTGGCCGCGGTCGGCTTCGGCAGCCCGATGGCCATGAGAGGGGCGATGAGCAGGCTGACGGCGTAGATCCAGAACGGGGTCCGCCAGCCGGCCGACCCCGCGGCACCGCCGATGACGAAGAAGGCGGTCGCGGAGGCGGAGGCGCACATGGTCTGGAGGGCGAGGTAGCGGTCCCGCACCCGGCCGCTGTAATAGTCGCCGATCATCGTAGTGCAGCAGGTCATGATGGCGGCCTCGGCGATACCGACCAGGGCGCGGCTGGCCACGATGGCGCCCAGCGACTCCAGCCACAGCGGGGCGGTGCCGAAGATCGCGTACAGAACGGTCGCGACGATCAGCAGGCGCTTGCGGCCGAGCCTGTCGACGATGACGCCCGCGAAGGGCGCCAGCAGGCCCAGCGCCAGGGCCGGGACGGTGAGGGCCATCGGGACCAGGGCGGTCGCGCCGGGCACGTCGGCGAAGTGGTCCTCCATCTTGGGCAGCACAGGGGCGATGAGGACGGCCCCGAGGATCGGCAGACAGCTGCCGGCCATGAGGAGAGCGACGCGCAGCCGGTGTGCGGCACCGGACGTCGGAAGGATCGCACCGGGTGGCGGCACTGGTTCCACGTAAGCGGGCGGGGGCACAGGCACGGAAGTGGGCATGCGGGAACTCCACGTGGCGAGGTTGGGGAGGACGGCACGCCACCGGGGAACAGACACCCCGGGCAGAGGAGCGTGCGGAGGAACTGGGGTCGACTATGAGTGAACGGCCCAGTCCTGCCTAGTCTCTGTCCGATCGATCTGCCGGATCGCGATCATCCTTGCCGTGGATGGTCTCCGCGACCCGTGCCGCCGTCTCCCGCAGCCAGATGTGCGCCGCGTCGTGCGTGTGGACCGGGTGCCACCACAGGGCTTCCCGGAGTGGCACGGCGTCGTAGGGCGGTTCCATGACCCGCACGGGGACGAGTCCGTCCAGCCGGTCGGCGAGATGCCCCTGGATCAGGGCGACCCGGCGGGTGCCCGCGACCAGGAGGGGCATCAGCTGGAAGCTGTCGACGGAGACCTCGACGCGCGGCTCGATCCCGAGCATGCCGATCTGGCGGGCGGCGGGCGCGTCGTACGTGCGCTGGTACGTCACCCACGGCAGCAGGGCCAGGTCGTCGAGGGTGAGCTGCTCGCCGACCTCGGGGTTGTCGTCCGCGACGAGATAGACCCAGCGGTCCCGGTAGAGCTCCACGGCGGGAAAGTCGCCGATGATGCCGTGCGGCAGCAGCAGCCCGTCGGCGGTGCTCAGCAGCGCCCCCGTGTTCTCGGTGATGTCCGTCGGGGACTGCCTGAAGCGCAGCCGGACCCCCGGCGCCTCCGTGTGGACGACGCGGGCGAGTTCGGCTCCGAAGACGGCCACCGCGTAGTCGGAGGCGAGCAGGGTGAACTCATGCTCCTCATGGGCGGGATCGAACACCGCCTGGCTGGTGAAGA from Streptomyces sp. NBC_00258 includes:
- a CDS encoding MFS transporter, whose translation is MATAPPAPPPTRAHTDFPLPALAVMACSGFLVIMTETLPAGLLPQLAAGLQVSEGGAGQLVSAYALGTVLAAIPAAALTRGSRRRPLLLAGLCGFLVANAVTALAPSLAVALTARFVAGAFSGLLWGMLAGYARRIAAPEHAGRALAVAMAGTPVALSVGTPLGSWLGSAVGWRWSFAAMSVLAALVMGAARILAPDAAGQRAQTRVPLAKVLRIPGVATILVVVLTWMLAHNLLYTYIAPYLREAHLALRPDLALVVFGLAALVGIWITGLFIDRALRRLTLASVALFVVVGAVLMAAQDSLAGALLAIVLWGIAFGGAATHLQTAMSEATGENADVANAMLTTSFNLAIFAGGALGAVVIEGAGARMLPTALIFLALLTLVIVGCGRRAAFPTNR
- a CDS encoding TetR/AcrR family transcriptional regulator; protein product: MTPAGRPRTFDEELVLEAAMLLFWRQGYEATSLAQLREATGLSSASLYGAFGSKEGLFARAVEHYVAGPGSVTDVIADEALNPREAIARLLHGSIDMQTDPSHPRGCLVALSGTVEAHGAEHAGGVREVVATRRATDRARIATTVTRGITSGELAENTDVDAVTAMIHGFLLGISTQVCDGIPAQRLHAAADALLAYWDAPRRNTSGLRPA
- a CDS encoding alpha/beta fold hydrolase, with amino-acid sequence MTTAELPTARPTGFGTVTGTPGLPAEFDRVFSSQYIDVGSVRLHTVTGGQGPALLLIGGWPQFWYQWRRVMLPLAEHYTVVVADPRGTGLSDKPHTGYDSATCAQDFHRLMNLLGHDRFAVVGHDIGMWTAYAMAADAPGPIQRMALVDAIIPGISPSPPLLSDRRTSDFLWHFNFNRAGDINEQLVQGREHLYFGHQFATKAATPTAIPASAVDVYVQAMRLPGALRASFEYYRAIDETMTQSAVRKKNQLTIPVLAVAGDALGGENMENEVRALADDVSSIVIPDCGHFVPEEAPEDFLNALLPFLQPDRAGL
- a CDS encoding MFS transporter, with protein sequence MPTSVPVPPPAYVEPVPPPGAILPTSGAAHRLRVALLMAGSCLPILGAVLIAPVLPKMEDHFADVPGATALVPMALTVPALALGLLAPFAGVIVDRLGRKRLLIVATVLYAIFGTAPLWLESLGAIVASRALVGIAEAAIMTCCTTMIGDYYSGRVRDRYLALQTMCASASATAFFVIGGAAGSAGWRTPFWIYAVSLLIAPLMAIGLPKPTAATGAAAEDGDGAGESTDTAVTPKRSFPFRQLAGICGLTVFGALVFYTAPVEMSYLLDDLGVTATSVIGLATAIASAATVAGAITFAKLRGAPGPRLPLVFALCAAGFAVMWLANSAPLLIVGAVLNCLGTGLLLPSLLTIAMSKLDFADRGRGTGLWTASFFIGQFICPLVLIAAKSALGTLAAAVGLLGLAAAVVAAGLFLTAWRRAAAVAPLPQ
- a CDS encoding LysR family transcriptional regulator, whose translation is MNLASLDLNLVVALRALLEERNVTVAGRRIGLSQPAMSAALARLRRHFDDELLSRVGGHYELTALGLALLDRAATACDLLERVFTSQAVFDPAHEEHEFTLLASDYAVAVFGAELARVVHTEAPGVRLRFRQSPTDITENTGALLSTADGLLLPHGIIGDFPAVELYRDRWVYLVADDNPEVGEQLTLDDLALLPWVTYQRTYDAPAARQIGMLGIEPRVEVSVDSFQLMPLLVAGTRRVALIQGHLADRLDGLVPVRVMEPPYDAVPLREALWWHPVHTHDAAHIWLRETAARVAETIHGKDDRDPADRSDRD